The Coffea arabica cultivar ET-39 chromosome 1e, Coffea Arabica ET-39 HiFi, whole genome shotgun sequence genome has a window encoding:
- the LOC113710418 gene encoding tubulin beta-2 chain has translation MREILHIQGGQCGNQIGAKFWEVVCAEHGIDATGRYQGDSDLQLERVNVYYNEASCGRFVPRAVLMDLEPGTMDSVRSGPHGQIFRPDNFVFGQSGAGNNWAKGHYTEGAELIDSVLDVVRKEAENCDCLQGFQVCHSLGGGTGSGMGTLLISKIREEYPDRMMLTFSVFPSPKVSDTVVEPYNATLSVHQLVENADECMVLDNEALYDICFRTLKLTTPSFGDLNHLISATMSGVTCCLRFPGQLNSDLRKLAVNLIPFPRLHFFMVGFAPLTSRGSQQYRALTVPELTQQMWDAKNMMCAADPRHGRYLTASAMFRGKMSTKEVDEQMLHVQNKNSSYFVEWIPNNVKSTVCDIPPTGLKMASTFIGNSTSIQEMFRRVSEQFTAMFRRKAFLHWYTGEGMDEMEFTEAESNMNDLVSEYQQYQDATADEEGEYEDEEEAYRD, from the exons ATGCGTGAAATTCTTCATATCCAAGGTGGCCAATGTGGCAACCAAATTGGGGCCAAGTTTTGGGAGGTGGTCTGTGCAGAGCATGGCATCGATGCCACAGGAAGGTACCAGGGTGATTCGGACCTTCAACTTGAGAGGGTGAACGTTTACTACAACGAGGCTAGTTGTGGTCGGTTTGTCCCTCGTGCCGTGCTCATGGATCTTGAGCCAGGGACCATGGACAGCGTCAGGTCTGGCCCTCATGGCCAGATCTTTCGCCCTGATAACTTTGTTTTCGGGCAATCAGGGGCTGGAAACAATTGGGCTAAAGGGCATTATACCGAGGGTGCGGAGTTGATTGACTCCGTTCTAGATGTTGTTCGCAAGGAAGCCGAAAATTGTGATTGCTTGCAAG GGTTTCAGGTATGCCATTCGTTGGGTGGAGGGACTGGATCCGGAATGGGGACCCTGTTGATTTCAAAGATTAGAGAGGAGTACCCAGATAGAATGATGCTGACATTTTCTGTTTTCCCCTCCCCAAAAGTCTCAGACACAGTTGTGGAGCCATACAATGCCACCTTGTCTGTTCATCAGCTTGTGGAGAATGCAGATGAATGCATGGTGCTGGATAATGAGGCCTTGTATGATATTTGCTTCCGAACCCTCAAGCTTACAACTCCTAGCT TTGGTGATCTTAATCACCTGATATCTGCAACTATGTCTGGAGTTACATGTTGCCTCAGGTTTCCAGGTCAGCTCAACTCTGACCTCCGGAAACTTGCTGTCAATCTCATTCCATTCCCTCGCCTTCATTTCTTCATGGTGGGATTTGCTCCTCTTACATCTCGAGGGTCTCAACAATACCGGGCACTTACCGTTCCTGAACTAACTCAACAAATGTGGGATGCTAAGAACATGATGTGTGCTGCTGACCCTCGACATGGCCGTTATTTGACGGCATCAGCTATGTTCCGTGGAAAGATGAGCACCAAGGAAGTTGATGAGCAGATGTTACATGTGCAGAATAAAAACTCATCCTACTTTGTTGAATGGATTCCCAACAATGTCAAATCAACAGTTTGTGATATCCCACCTACTGGTCTTAAGATGGCCTCGACATTTATTGGGAATTCAACATCCATTCAAGAAATGTTCCGCCGCGTGAGTGAGCAGTTCACAGCCATGTTTAGGAGGAAGGCTTTCTTGCATTGGTATACCGGGGAGGGAATGGACGAGATGGAGTTCACTGAGGCTGAAAGTAATATGAATGATTTGGTTTCCGAGTATCAACAGTATCAAGATGCAACAGCTGATGAGGAGGGAGAATACGAGGATGAAGAGGAAGCATATCGGGACTGA